A single window of candidate division Zixibacteria bacterium HGW-Zixibacteria-1 DNA harbors:
- a CDS encoding DNA-binding response regulator, whose translation MSNVLVIDDEPKMTYLVEGALTDAGFLVTAVNSPAEALKLIENHSYDIIVTDFSMPKISGIDILEKAREKGDAAVVIMTAYGTVENAVEAMKKGAADYIMKPFPMDELVIVCRKLAERQRLAGLSDMLAHDIKNISYDQFVGHSKASREMLDMISKVAATDATVLLTGKSGTGKELAANLVHENSPRKSKPFIPINCAALTETLLESELFGHEKGSFTGADKRKLGRFELADGGTIFLDEIGEMSPGLQAKLLRVLEERRFVRVGGVDNVAVDVRVIAATNRNLKDEMADGKFREDLFYRLNIFPIRIPTLAERKEDIPDLAQYFLKRKNYKNPALTDEVIGLLVSYNWPGNIRELKNVLERATILAAGNPIDIEHIGIDDETETAPLQVAAAGDSAAGLEAAEKEMIIKALEKTGGNKTEAAKLLKITRRRLYSRMKFHNI comes from the coding sequence ATGTCTAATGTTCTTGTGATAGACGACGAACCCAAAATGACCTATCTGGTCGAGGGCGCTTTGACCGATGCCGGCTTTCTGGTGACAGCCGTCAACTCTCCGGCCGAAGCTCTGAAACTGATCGAAAATCATTCTTATGATATTATCGTCACCGATTTTTCGATGCCGAAGATTTCAGGGATTGACATCCTTGAAAAGGCGCGGGAAAAAGGGGATGCCGCAGTGGTTATTATGACCGCCTATGGGACGGTCGAGAATGCCGTCGAAGCCATGAAAAAGGGCGCTGCCGACTATATAATGAAACCTTTCCCCATGGATGAACTGGTTATTGTCTGCCGCAAATTGGCCGAAAGACAGCGGCTGGCCGGCCTTTCCGACATGCTGGCCCACGACATCAAGAATATTTCATATGATCAATTTGTCGGGCATTCCAAAGCATCCAGAGAAATGCTCGACATGATTTCCAAAGTGGCCGCGACCGATGCCACCGTTCTGCTTACCGGGAAATCGGGCACCGGCAAGGAACTGGCCGCCAACCTTGTCCATGAAAACTCGCCGCGCAAAAGCAAGCCGTTTATCCCCATCAACTGCGCCGCCTTGACCGAAACGCTGCTGGAGTCGGAACTGTTCGGGCATGAGAAAGGTTCGTTCACCGGCGCCGATAAGCGCAAACTGGGGCGCTTCGAGCTGGCCGACGGCGGCACGATATTCCTCGATGAAATCGGCGAAATGTCGCCCGGTTTGCAGGCCAAGCTTTTGCGTGTTCTTGAGGAGCGCCGGTTCGTGCGAGTCGGCGGGGTCGATAATGTGGCGGTTGACGTTCGGGTAATCGCCGCCACCAACCGGAACCTGAAGGATGAAATGGCCGATGGCAAATTCCGGGAAGATCTCTTCTATCGCCTCAATATATTCCCTATCAGGATACCGACCCTGGCCGAAAGAAAGGAAGATATTCCGGATCTGGCTCAATATTTCCTGAAACGAAAAAATTATAAAAATCCAGCGTTGACCGATGAGGTAATCGGTTTACTCGTGTCTTATAATTGGCCGGGAAATATCAGGGAGCTCAAAAACGTCCTGGAGCGGGCCACGATTCTGGCCGCCGGTAATCCGATTGATATTGAACATATCGGTATCGATGATGAGACCGAAACAGCTCCATTGCAAGTCGCCGCAGCCGGCGATTCGGCCGCCGGATTGGAAGCGGCCGAGAAAGAAATGATAATTAAAGCACTGGAGAAAACCGGCGGGAATAAGACCGAGGCGGCAAAATTGCTGAAAATAACACGCCGGCGCTTGTATTCGAGAATGAAATTTCATAATATTTAA